In a genomic window of Chrysemys picta bellii isolate R12L10 chromosome 1, ASM1138683v2, whole genome shotgun sequence:
- the CLSTN3 gene encoding calsyntenin-3 isoform X1, translated as MGCPRPLASLFFLCALLLGSFCNKANKHKPWIEAEYQGIVMENDNTVLLNPPLFALDKDAPLRYAGEICGFRIHGAGVPFEAVILDKATGEGLIRAKEPMDCEAHKEHTFTIQAYDCGEGPDGTNTKKSHKATVHVRVNDVNEFAPVFVEKLYRVAVTEGKLYDRILRVEAIDGDCSPQYSQICYYEILTPNIPFLIDNDGNIENTEKLQYSGEHLYKFTVTAYDCGKKRASDDAEVEIQVKPTCKPSWQGWNKRIEYTPGAGSLALFPSIHLETCDEPLWNIQATVELQTNHVAKGCDRDNYSEKSLRKLCGAASGEVDLLPVPSPLANWTARLSVHYSQDSSLIYWFNGSQVAQVPVGSGMGAHEGLSDHFTLSLWMKHAVVPGKGKKEEETVICSTVQSEDGYSHYSLAVHGCRIAFLYWPLLESARPVKFLWKLEQVCDDEWHHYALNLEFPTVTLYVDGVSYDPALIHDNGLIHPPRRELSLMIGACWVEEKNKEKIRGNENFTDPTQGDPLLIHHYFHGYLAGFTMRPGSLESREVIECLYACREGLDYSDFDSLGKGMKVHVNPSQSLLTLEGDDVETFNHAIQHVVYMNSLRFATPGVRPLKLTTTVKCFSEESCVSIPDVEGYVVVLQPDAPQILLSGNAHFARPASDFENPDGVPLFPDLQVTCSISHQVKAKKDESWHGTVTDTRMSDEIVHNLDGCEISLVGDDLDPEREYLILDGASLQQRGLELINTSAYFTITGVESIAVYEEILRQVSYRIRHGAALYERKFRLSCTEMNGRYSSNEFTVEVNVLHNMNRAAHPNHILSSQQFMHQGHHLPPELSGHSLANVHRNSMVPSAATTIIIVCVGFLALMVILGILRIHSLHRRGAGHKAPGAAGGGHAGTSSKESDMFWDDSALTIIVNPMECHLTELMEEKIRGLEMQVETLVEFRRGFEQMMEQRHEEAEGKSSDLQMETGPKNSEGRLLVIPKLPGEGSREWGDQSCRGSGGGGGGE; from the exons ATGGGCTGCCCGCGGCCCCTCGCCTCCCTCTTCTTCCTATGTGCCTTGCTCCTCGGCAGTTTCTGCAACAAAG CAAACAAGCACAAACCCTGGATTGAGGCTGAATACCAGGGCATCGTCATGGAGAATGATAACACAGTCCTGCTCAACCCACCGCTATTTGCTCTGGACAAGGATGCACCACTGCGCTATGCAG GTGAGATCTGCGGCTTTCGGATCCATGGGGCAGGGGTGCCCTTTGAAGCTGTGATCCTGGACAAGGCCACGGGTGAGGGGCTGATCCGAGCCAAGGAGCCGATGGACTGCGAAGCGCACAAGGAGCACACCTTCACCATCCAAGCATACGACTGTGGAGAGGGACCTGATGGGACCAACACCAAGAAATCCCACAA GGCCACCGTGCACGTGCGGGTGAATGACGTGAATGAGTTTGCTCCGGTCTTTGTGGAGAAGTTATACCGTGTGGCAGTGACCGAGGGGAAACTCTATGACCGCATCCTGCGGGTGGAGGCCATTGATGGAGACTGCTCCCCCCAGTACAGCCAGATTTGCTACTATGAGATTCTCACCCCCAACATCCCCTTCCTGATTGACAATGATG GGAACATTGAGAACACAGAGAAGCTGCAATACAGTGGAGAGCACCTATACAAGTTCACAGTCACAGCCTACGATTGTGGCAAGAAGCGGGCATCTGATGATGCTGAAGTGGAGATCCAAGTGAAGCCCACTTGCAAACCCAGCTGGCAGG GCTGGAATAAGCGGATTGAGTACACGCCAGGTGCAGGTAGTCTGGCACTGTTTCCCAGCATCCACCTGGAGACATGCGATGAGCCGCTGTGGAACATCCAAGctacagtggagctgcagacaaaCCACGTGGCCAAGGGATGTGACCGTGACAACTACTCGGAGAAGTCGCTGCGCAAACTGTGCG GTGCTGCCTCAGGTGAGGTTGACCTGCTGCCTGTGCCCAGCCCCCTTGCCAACTGGACGGCACGGCTCTCAGTGCATTACAGCCAGGACAGCAGCCTCATCTACTGGTTCAATGGCAGCCAGGTGGCCCAGGTGCCTGTGGGCAGTGGGATGGGTGCTCATGAGGGGCTCAGTGACCACTTCACCCTGTCACTGTGGATGAAACATGCTGTGGTGCCTGGGAAGggcaagaaggaggaggagaccgTGATCTGCAGTACGGTGCAGAGTG AGGATGGCTACTCTCACTACTCCCTGGCTGTGCATGGCTGCCGAATTGCTTTCCTATATTGGCCTTTGCTGGAGAGTGCGAGACCTGTCAAATTTCTGTGGAAGCTGGAGCAG GTCTGTGATGATGAATGGCACCATTATGCCCTCAACCTGGAGTTCCCCACCGTCACGCTCTATGTGGATGGTGTGTCCTACGACCCCGCGCTCATCCATGACAATGGCCTCATCCATCCCCCAAGGCGGGAACTTTCCCTCATGATCGGAGCCTGCTGGGTTG aggaaaaaaacaaagagaaaatcaGAGGGAACGAGAACTTCACAGATCCTACGCAAG GAGACCCTCTGCTGATTCACCACTACTTCCATGGTTACCTGGCTGGCTTCACCATGCGCCCCGGCAGCCTGGAGAGCCGGGAGGTGATTGAGTGCCTCTACGCCTGCCGTGAGGGGCTTGACTACAGTGACTTTGACAGCCTTGGCAAAGGGATGAAG GTTCATGTTAATCCCTCACAGTCCCTGCTCACACTGGAGGGTGATGATGTGGAAACCTTCAACCACGCAATCCAGCATGTGGTTTACATGAACTCACTGCGCTTTGCCACGCCTGGAGTCCGGCCGCTCAAGCTCACCACCACTGTCAA ATGCTTCAGTGAAGAATCATGCGTCTCCATCCCTGATGTGGAAGGCTACGTGGTGGTGCTGCAACCTGATGCCCCCCAGATCCTGCTGAGTGGTAATGCTCACTTTGCTCGTCCTGCATCAGACTTTGAGAACCCTGATGgggtccccctgttccctgacctcCAGGTCACCTGCTCAATCTCTCACCAGGTGAAGGCCAAGAAGGATGAGAGCTGGCATGGCACGG TGACAGACACACGAATGTCAGATGAGATTGTCCACAACCTGGATGGCTGCGAGATCTCCCTGGTGGGAGATGACCTGGACCCGGAGAGGGAATACCTGATCCTGGATGGAGCATCCCTGCAGCAGCGGGGCCTGGAGCTCATCAACACCTCTGCCTACTTCACCATCACAG gcGTGGAGAGCATTGCAGTATATGAGGAGATCCTCCGCCAGGTCTCATACCGCATCCGCCATGGCGCTGCCCTCTATGAGAGGAAATTCCGCCTTTCCTGCACCGAGATGAATGGACGCTACTCCAGCAACGAGTTTACTGTTGAG GTGAACGTCCTCCACAATATGAACCGGGCTGCTCATCCTAACCACATCCTCAGCTCCCAGCAATTCATGCACCAAGGTCATCACCTACCACCAGAACTATCTGGGCACAGCCTGGCCAACGTCCATCGCAACTCCA tgGTCCCCAGCGCAGCCACCACCATCATCATAGTGTGTGTGGGCTTCTTGGCACTCATGGTCATCCTGGGCATCCTGCGCATCCACTCTCTGCACCGCCGGGGGGCTGGGCACAAGGCCCCAGGGGCTGCCGGGGGAGGCCATGCAGGAACCAGCAGCAAGGAGAGCGACATGTTCTGGGATGACTCAGCCCTCACCATTATCGTCAACCCCATGGAG tgccacctgacagagctgatggaagaaaagatccgaggattggagatgcaggtggaaactttGGTCGAGTTTAGAAGGGGAtttgagcagatgatggagcaaagacatgaggaggctgaaggaaaaagctcagacttgcagatggaaacaGGACCAAAGaattctgaggggagactgctgg
- the CLSTN3 gene encoding calsyntenin-3 isoform X2, with product MGCPRPLASLFFLCALLLGSFCNKANKHKPWIEAEYQGIVMENDNTVLLNPPLFALDKDAPLRYAGEICGFRIHGAGVPFEAVILDKATGEGLIRAKEPMDCEAHKEHTFTIQAYDCGEGPDGTNTKKSHKATVHVRVNDVNEFAPVFVEKLYRVAVTEGKLYDRILRVEAIDGDCSPQYSQICYYEILTPNIPFLIDNDGNIENTEKLQYSGEHLYKFTVTAYDCGKKRASDDAEVEIQVKPTCKPSWQGWNKRIEYTPGAGSLALFPSIHLETCDEPLWNIQATVELQTNHVAKGCDRDNYSEKSLRKLCGAASGEVDLLPVPSPLANWTARLSVHYSQDSSLIYWFNGSQVAQVPVGSGMGAHEGLSDHFTLSLWMKHAVVPGKGKKEEETVICSTVQSEDGYSHYSLAVHGCRIAFLYWPLLESARPVKFLWKLEQVCDDEWHHYALNLEFPTVTLYVDGVSYDPALIHDNGLIHPPRRELSLMIGACWVEEKNKEKIRGNENFTDPTQGDPLLIHHYFHGYLAGFTMRPGSLESREVIECLYACREGLDYSDFDSLGKGMKVHVNPSQSLLTLEGDDVETFNHAIQHVVYMNSLRFATPGVRPLKLTTTVKCFSEESCVSIPDVEGYVVVLQPDAPQILLSGNAHFARPASDFENPDGVPLFPDLQVTCSISHQVKAKKDESWHGTVTDTRMSDEIVHNLDGCEISLVGDDLDPEREYLILDGASLQQRGLELINTSAYFTITGVESIAVYEEILRQVSYRIRHGAALYERKFRLSCTEMNGRYSSNEFTVEVNVLHNMNRAAHPNHILSSQQFMHQGHHLPPELSGHSLANVHRNSMVPSAATTIIIVCVGFLALMVILGILRIHSLHRRGAGHKAPGAAGGGHAGTSSKESDMFWDDSALTIIVNPMESYQSCQERAAESGEIRAVEEVEEEEEENDDSSDSDTPDTPGSDDGDDQRIVGKRDGHCCY from the exons ATGGGCTGCCCGCGGCCCCTCGCCTCCCTCTTCTTCCTATGTGCCTTGCTCCTCGGCAGTTTCTGCAACAAAG CAAACAAGCACAAACCCTGGATTGAGGCTGAATACCAGGGCATCGTCATGGAGAATGATAACACAGTCCTGCTCAACCCACCGCTATTTGCTCTGGACAAGGATGCACCACTGCGCTATGCAG GTGAGATCTGCGGCTTTCGGATCCATGGGGCAGGGGTGCCCTTTGAAGCTGTGATCCTGGACAAGGCCACGGGTGAGGGGCTGATCCGAGCCAAGGAGCCGATGGACTGCGAAGCGCACAAGGAGCACACCTTCACCATCCAAGCATACGACTGTGGAGAGGGACCTGATGGGACCAACACCAAGAAATCCCACAA GGCCACCGTGCACGTGCGGGTGAATGACGTGAATGAGTTTGCTCCGGTCTTTGTGGAGAAGTTATACCGTGTGGCAGTGACCGAGGGGAAACTCTATGACCGCATCCTGCGGGTGGAGGCCATTGATGGAGACTGCTCCCCCCAGTACAGCCAGATTTGCTACTATGAGATTCTCACCCCCAACATCCCCTTCCTGATTGACAATGATG GGAACATTGAGAACACAGAGAAGCTGCAATACAGTGGAGAGCACCTATACAAGTTCACAGTCACAGCCTACGATTGTGGCAAGAAGCGGGCATCTGATGATGCTGAAGTGGAGATCCAAGTGAAGCCCACTTGCAAACCCAGCTGGCAGG GCTGGAATAAGCGGATTGAGTACACGCCAGGTGCAGGTAGTCTGGCACTGTTTCCCAGCATCCACCTGGAGACATGCGATGAGCCGCTGTGGAACATCCAAGctacagtggagctgcagacaaaCCACGTGGCCAAGGGATGTGACCGTGACAACTACTCGGAGAAGTCGCTGCGCAAACTGTGCG GTGCTGCCTCAGGTGAGGTTGACCTGCTGCCTGTGCCCAGCCCCCTTGCCAACTGGACGGCACGGCTCTCAGTGCATTACAGCCAGGACAGCAGCCTCATCTACTGGTTCAATGGCAGCCAGGTGGCCCAGGTGCCTGTGGGCAGTGGGATGGGTGCTCATGAGGGGCTCAGTGACCACTTCACCCTGTCACTGTGGATGAAACATGCTGTGGTGCCTGGGAAGggcaagaaggaggaggagaccgTGATCTGCAGTACGGTGCAGAGTG AGGATGGCTACTCTCACTACTCCCTGGCTGTGCATGGCTGCCGAATTGCTTTCCTATATTGGCCTTTGCTGGAGAGTGCGAGACCTGTCAAATTTCTGTGGAAGCTGGAGCAG GTCTGTGATGATGAATGGCACCATTATGCCCTCAACCTGGAGTTCCCCACCGTCACGCTCTATGTGGATGGTGTGTCCTACGACCCCGCGCTCATCCATGACAATGGCCTCATCCATCCCCCAAGGCGGGAACTTTCCCTCATGATCGGAGCCTGCTGGGTTG aggaaaaaaacaaagagaaaatcaGAGGGAACGAGAACTTCACAGATCCTACGCAAG GAGACCCTCTGCTGATTCACCACTACTTCCATGGTTACCTGGCTGGCTTCACCATGCGCCCCGGCAGCCTGGAGAGCCGGGAGGTGATTGAGTGCCTCTACGCCTGCCGTGAGGGGCTTGACTACAGTGACTTTGACAGCCTTGGCAAAGGGATGAAG GTTCATGTTAATCCCTCACAGTCCCTGCTCACACTGGAGGGTGATGATGTGGAAACCTTCAACCACGCAATCCAGCATGTGGTTTACATGAACTCACTGCGCTTTGCCACGCCTGGAGTCCGGCCGCTCAAGCTCACCACCACTGTCAA ATGCTTCAGTGAAGAATCATGCGTCTCCATCCCTGATGTGGAAGGCTACGTGGTGGTGCTGCAACCTGATGCCCCCCAGATCCTGCTGAGTGGTAATGCTCACTTTGCTCGTCCTGCATCAGACTTTGAGAACCCTGATGgggtccccctgttccctgacctcCAGGTCACCTGCTCAATCTCTCACCAGGTGAAGGCCAAGAAGGATGAGAGCTGGCATGGCACGG TGACAGACACACGAATGTCAGATGAGATTGTCCACAACCTGGATGGCTGCGAGATCTCCCTGGTGGGAGATGACCTGGACCCGGAGAGGGAATACCTGATCCTGGATGGAGCATCCCTGCAGCAGCGGGGCCTGGAGCTCATCAACACCTCTGCCTACTTCACCATCACAG gcGTGGAGAGCATTGCAGTATATGAGGAGATCCTCCGCCAGGTCTCATACCGCATCCGCCATGGCGCTGCCCTCTATGAGAGGAAATTCCGCCTTTCCTGCACCGAGATGAATGGACGCTACTCCAGCAACGAGTTTACTGTTGAG GTGAACGTCCTCCACAATATGAACCGGGCTGCTCATCCTAACCACATCCTCAGCTCCCAGCAATTCATGCACCAAGGTCATCACCTACCACCAGAACTATCTGGGCACAGCCTGGCCAACGTCCATCGCAACTCCA tgGTCCCCAGCGCAGCCACCACCATCATCATAGTGTGTGTGGGCTTCTTGGCACTCATGGTCATCCTGGGCATCCTGCGCATCCACTCTCTGCACCGCCGGGGGGCTGGGCACAAGGCCCCAGGGGCTGCCGGGGGAGGCCATGCAGGAACCAGCAGCAAGGAGAGCGACATGTTCTGGGATGACTCAGCCCTCACCATTATCGTCAACCCCATGGAG
- the RBP5 gene encoding retinol-binding protein 5, whose amino-acid sequence MPPNLTGYYRFVSQDNMDGYLRALDINVALRKLVCLLKPDKEIIHAGDHMTIRTITSLRNYIMDFDLGKEFEEDLGPVDGRKCQTVISWEGDQLVCEQQGEKRNRGWRHWLEGDHLHLHMTAEDEVCVQIFQKVK is encoded by the exons ATGCCTCCCAATCTGACCGGCTATTACCGATTCGTCTCCCAAGACAACATGGACGGTTACCTTCGGGCTTTAG ACATTAATGTGGCCCTGAGAAAACTGGTTTGCCTCCTGAAGCCAGACAAGGAGATAATCCATGCTGGAGATCACATGACCATCCGCACAATCACCTCACTGCGCAATTACATCATGGACTTTGACCTGGGAAAGGAGTTTGAAGAGGACCTGGGGCCAGTGGATGGACGCAAGTGCCAG ACAGTCATCTCCTGGGAAGGGGATCAGCTGGTGTGTGAGCAGCAAGGAGAGAAGAGGAACCGGGGCTGGAGGCACTGGCTGGAGGGGGACCATCTGCATCTG CACATGACAGCAGAAGATGAAGTTTGTGTACAGATCTTCCAGAAAGTGAAGTAA
- the C1R gene encoding complement C1r subcomponent, with amino-acid sequence MLPLLLLWGSLLFGVVSSSPTPRKLFGEITSPNYPKPYPNNNISTWDITVPKGFVVKLNFWQFDLEPSESCLYDYVKITADKKDLGRYCGQLGSATGNHPGVREFVSKGNRMRMMFHSDFSNEENSTLIPYKGFLAYYQAVDLDECAHGNALEEYEGPLCQHLCHNYVGGYICSCRPGYQLQSDHHSCRVECSSELFTETSGYLLSPEYPLPYPAELRCNYSIRLDRGLAITLKFLEPFDIDDHQQVHCPYDQLKIQARGREIGEFCGKVSPGSIETNSNAVDVLFFTDESGFSHGWRIHYSSERIRCPQPVPRDQFTLIKDLQPLYRFRDYFIVSCQTGYELMEGDQKLASFTAVCQDDGTWHRPMPRCKIVSCGDPKNLTNGAFNYVSEHGNNYYQSVITYRCKEPYYRIVTNSGSDTYNCSAHGSWADQDGHEDIPVCLPVCGKPDKPITGIQRIIGGSTAPPGSFPWQAKTHIFGLGGGALLGDRWILTAAHTIYPKKDSSVTETETGGRMSLAEVAKKIVVFLGHTEVNKIHELGNHPVRNVSVHPNYDPDDENNFNGDIALIELQDPVPLGPNLLPICLPDASNSTFYANGYMGYVSGFGVEKNILADRLKYVSLPMGDQRSCKKWLQGKEVNGKPMVFSENMFCAGSPGVGKDTCQGDSGSVFTVQDSESERWIATGIVSWGIGCHKSYGFYTKVINYLDWIKDITGM; translated from the exons AT gctccccctgctcctcctgtggGGGTCTCTTCTCTTTGGAGTGGTCAGTTCCAGCCCAACCCCAAGGAAGCTTTTTGGGGAGATCACATCCCCCAATTACCCCAAGCCATACCCCAACAACAACATCAGCACCTGGGACATTACAGTCCCAAAGGGTTTTGTGGTGAAGTTGAACTTCTGGCAGTTCGACCTGGAGCCATCTGAGTCCTGCCTCTATGACTACGTCAAG ATCACAGCAGATAAGAAAGACCTGGGCCGGTACTGTGGCCAGCTAGGCTCAGCCACAGGCAACCACCCAGGAGTCAGGGAGTTTGTGTCCAAAGGGAACCGGATGAGGATGATGTTCCACTCTGATTTCTCCAATGAAGAGAACAGCACCCTTATCCCCTACAAGGGCTTCCTGGCCTATTACCAAGCTGTGG atCTGGATGAGTGTGCCCATGGCAACGCCCTGGAGGAATACGAGGGGCCTTTGTGCCAGCACCTCTGCCACAACTATGTGGGTGGCTACATCTGCTCCTGCCGCCCCGGTTACCAGCTGCAGAGCGACCACCATTCCTGCCGAG tggAGTGCAGCAGTGAGCTGTTCACAGAGACCTCTGGGTACCTGTTGAGCCCAGAGTACCCCCTGCCCTACCCTGCGGAGCTGCGGTGCAACTATAGCATCCGCCTGGACAGGGGGCTGGCCATCACCCTCAAGTTCCTGGAGCCCTTCGATATCGATGATCACCAGCAGGTCCACTGTCCCTATGACCAGCTCAAG ATCCAAGCACGCGGGAGAGAGATTGGTGAGTTCTGTGGCAAGGTGTCGCCTGGCAGCATTGAAACCAACAGCAATGCGGTGGATGTGCTGTTCTTCACAGATGAGTCAGGGTTCAGTCACGGGTGGAGGATCCACTACAGCTCAGAGA GAATCCGGTGCCCACAGCCTGTGCCAAGGGACCAGTTCACCCTCATCAAAGACCTGCAGCCCCTATACCGATTTCGTGACTACTTCATCGTCAGCTGCCAGACTGGGTATGAACTGATGGAG GGTGACCAGAAGTTGGCATCCTTCACCGCTGTCTGCCAGGATGATGGGACTTGGCACCGACCCATGCCCCGGTGTAAAA TTGTGAGCTGTGGTGACCCCAAAAATCTCACCAACGGGGCCTTCAATTATGTTAGCGAACACGGGAACAACTACTACCAGTCAGTGATCACCTACCGGTGCAAGGAGCCTTATTACCGCATAGTCACCAACAGCGGGAGCG ATACATACAACTGCTCCGCTCATGGCTCCTGGGCAGACCAAGACGGCCATGAGGACATCCCAGTGTGTTTACCAG tgTGTGGGAAGCCAGACAAACCCATCACTGGAATCCAGCGGATCATCGGTGGCAGCACAGCACCGCCGGGAAGCTTCCCATGGCAGGCGAAGACACACATCTttgggctcgggggtggggcgCTGCTGGGTGACCGCTGGATCCTGACAGCTGCTCACACCATCTACCCCAAGAAAGACAGCTCagtgacagagacagagacaggtgGGAGGATGAGCCTTGCTGAGGTGGCTAAGAAGATCGTCGTGTTCCTTGGCCACACGGAGGTGAATAAGATCCATGAGCTGGGTAACCACCCTGTCCGCAACGTGTCCGTGCATCCCAACTATGACCCTGATGATGAGAACAACTTCAATGGGGACATTGCACTGATCGAGCTGCAGGACCCAGTGCCACTGGGCCCCAACCTGCTGCCCATCTGCCTCCCAGATGCTAGTAACAGCACTTTCTATGCCAATGGCTACATGGGCTACGTGAGCGGCTTTGGGGTGGAGAAAAACATTCTCGCAGATCGTCTGAAGTATGTATCACTGCCAATGGGTGACCAGAGATCTTGCAAGAAATGGCTGCAGGGAAAGGAGGTCAATGGGAAGCCCATGGTGTTCTCTGAGAACATGTTCTGTGCTGGCTCGCCCGGTGTGGGGAAAGATACCTGCCAGGGGGACAGTGGGAGTGTCTTCACTGTGCAGGATTCAGAGAGCGAGCGCTGGATAGCCACCGGCATTGTCTCCTGGGGCATCGGCTGTCACAAGAGCTATGGCTTCTACACCAAGGTCATCAACTACCTGGACTGGATCAAAGATATAACAGGGATGTAG